Part of the Synechococcus sp. MU1617 genome, GCCCCAATACCTAGCGCACAGTCGCAGCTTGTTCAGCGAGCTTGGCCTCAGCGACGACCTGGCCCAGGACGATCAGTTTCGCCGCATGTTCTCCGGTGATCTCGGTGTGGCCACCGGTCCGATGCGGCCCTGGGGATGGGCCACGGGCTATGCCCTCTCGATCTACGGCACCGAATACACCCAGCAGTGCCCTTTTGGAAATGGAAACGGCTATGGCGATGGCCGTGCCATGTCGGTGTTTGAGGGTTTGTTTGAAGGGCGCCGCTGGGAGATGCAGCTCAAAGGCGGTGGTCCGACGCCCTATTGCCGTGGTGCCGATGGCCGTGCGGTGCTCCGCTCCAGCGTTCGTGAATTTCTGGCCCAGGAGTTCATGCATGCCCTTGGTGTGCCCACCTCCCGTTCGTTGACGCTCTATGTCTCCCATGCCGAGACGGTGCGTCGCCCCTGGTATTCCGAAAACTCACGCTCGATGGACCCGGACGTGATGGTCGACAACCCGGCGGCTATCAGCACGCGGGTGGCGCCATCGTTTCTGCGGGTGGGTCAGCTGGAGTTATTCGCCCGCCGTGCCCGCAGTCAGGCCCATCCCCGGGCGCACCAGGAGCTGCACCTGATCGTGGCGCACTTGATCGAACGCAATTACCGCCAGGAGATCGATCCCGGCCTGCCGTTCAGTGACCAGGTTGTGCTGTTGGCGCGCTTGTTTCGTGATCGCCTCACGGCCCTGGTGGCCAACTGGATCCGGGTTGGCTACTGCCAGGGCAATTTCAACAGCGACAACTGCGCCGCCGGAGGCTTCACCCTCGACTACGGCCCGTTTGGGTTCTGCGAGCTGTTCGATCCGCGCTTTCAGCCCTGGACTGGCGGGGGCGCCCACTTCTGCTTCTTCAACCAGCCGGTGGCCGCGGAGGCCAACTACCGCATGTTCTGGAAATCTCTGTGCACGCTGATGGAGGGCCAGGCGGAGGCCCAGGCCCAACTGGACCAGTTGCTTGAGGGCTTCCCTGCCGCCATGCAGGAGGCCATGCAACGGATGTGGAGCAGCAAACTCGGCGTGTCCAGTGCCGACGACGACCTGGTGCGTGAGCTGTTGCAGCTCCTGGTTGATTCCAGCGCCGATTATTCAATGTTGTTCCGCCGCTTGTCGGATCTGCCTGAGCAGATCGATCCGTTGCGGGACTGTTTCTATCTGCCCCTTTCGGGGTCCCTCGAATCCCAGTGGCAGGACTGGTTGCGGCGCTGGCGCGCCCAGTGGCCCAGTGGCCTTGATCCGGCGCAGATCTCCGCTGGTATGCGGCGGGTTAATCCGGCGATCACCTGGCGCGAGTGGTTGATCGCTCCGGCCTACCAGCAGGCAGCCGAAGGCGACACCTCCTTGATGGCTGAACTGCAGCAGCTGTTCAGCACGCCCTATGACAACCCTTCCCCCAAATTGGCGGGCCGCTACGACCGCTTGAAACCGCGGGAGTTCTTCAGCGCTGGTGGGGTGTCCCACTACAGCTGTTCGTCTTGACCGCAGACGACGTTCTGGAGTTCTGGTTTCAGCAGTGCCGTCCCTGGCAGTGGTTTCGTCGCCGCGACAGCTTCGATGCGCTGGTGCGCGATCGTTTTGCTGCTCTTGTGGAGAGGGCTCTGGCCGGCGAGCTTGAGGCCTGGGCTCATACGCCATCGGGCGGCCTCGCCCTGGTGCTGCTGTTGGATCAATTCAGCCGTCAGATCTGGCGCGGGGAGGCCCAGGCTTTCGCCGGCGACCAGCAGGCCCAGGCCCTCAGCCAGGACGCCTTGCAACGGGGTTGGATTCAACAGGAACAGGAGCGAGCCAAACGTCAGTTCTGGCTAATGCCTCTCTTGCACAGCGAAGAGCAGGAGGTGTTGGTCCATGCCATCCCTCTGCTGGAGCAATTCGCGGACGTCGCTACCGCTGATGTCGCCCGCCGCCATCTCATCCAGCTGCAGCGCTTTGGTCGTTATCCCCATCGCAATGCTGCTCTTGGACGGGTGAGCTCACCGGAGGAAGCGTTGTTTGTGCAGCAAGCACAACGTTGATGGTTGATCAATCTCTCTGCTGAAGTTGATTGCTCAGAATCTTTGGGAATAGTTATTGCAATCGTAAGTGGATGAATTCATGGCATTCGATCACAATCTAGAGTTTAAGCCTGGATTAAAGGCGTGTTAATCTTGGGGTAGAAATGAGGTCAATACTTGCTTCTCGAGGTCAATCCCGCAGCGATTACGCATTTTTTGCGTTCCCGGGTGCTTGATGAGGCTGGAGTGCCCAGTGACGTTTCGGC contains:
- a CDS encoding protein adenylyltransferase SelO family protein, with product PQYLAHSRSLFSELGLSDDLAQDDQFRRMFSGDLGVATGPMRPWGWATGYALSIYGTEYTQQCPFGNGNGYGDGRAMSVFEGLFEGRRWEMQLKGGGPTPYCRGADGRAVLRSSVREFLAQEFMHALGVPTSRSLTLYVSHAETVRRPWYSENSRSMDPDVMVDNPAAISTRVAPSFLRVGQLELFARRARSQAHPRAHQELHLIVAHLIERNYRQEIDPGLPFSDQVVLLARLFRDRLTALVANWIRVGYCQGNFNSDNCAAGGFTLDYGPFGFCELFDPRFQPWTGGGAHFCFFNQPVAAEANYRMFWKSLCTLMEGQAEAQAQLDQLLEGFPAAMQEAMQRMWSSKLGVSSADDDLVRELLQLLVDSSADYSMLFRRLSDLPEQIDPLRDCFYLPLSGSLESQWQDWLRRWRAQWPSGLDPAQISAGMRRVNPAITWREWLIAPAYQQAAEGDTSLMAELQQLFSTPYDNPSPKLAGRYDRLKPREFFSAGGVSHYSCSS
- a CDS encoding DUF924 family protein, whose translation is MTADDVLEFWFQQCRPWQWFRRRDSFDALVRDRFAALVERALAGELEAWAHTPSGGLALVLLLDQFSRQIWRGEAQAFAGDQQAQALSQDALQRGWIQQEQERAKRQFWLMPLLHSEEQEVLVHAIPLLEQFADVATADVARRHLIQLQRFGRYPHRNAALGRVSSPEEALFVQQAQR